Within the Solibacillus silvestris genome, the region ATAAGCAACATCTTGATGGGCGTGGAAATACTGCGTTTCAAATACAACGCCGCCATCTGGTTCTATCAAACCACTTGTTATTGCACAACTCAAACACTCAACTTCAATTGTTTTTCCATTTGATAATGTTATTTTCTTAATACAATTACCTCCAACTCTATTTCCTTATGAAAAACTCTTATTAATAGTTCACATGGATTATTTATAATTCCAAAGTTTCAACTTATTTAATTTGAGGTTTTTTATAAAAAACTATAGTGATCTTTTCATTTATTTTTCTGGTTTTACCCGTTTTTCTATAACCTATCTTTTCATACAGGTGACAAAGCCCTTCTTCTTGCATAATAGTGTCCAACTCCCATGATCTTGCGTTATGATATATTTCCTCTATGATTGCAAAGACTTTTTGAGCAATTCCCTTTCCTTGATGTTCCGGCAAAATAAATATAGGGCTGACACGATAAGATTCATTGTCCATTTTAATAACTCTAATACCACCAATTGTAACTTCAAGATTTTTAATTAAATAATAATCTGTAAATGGTTGATTAAATCGAGTTATAACTTTTTTTAAGGATTCATTAGCTGGATTAGTTTCATAGTCCTGATATTTTTCTAGCAATGGCATAAATGCTTTCACTTGCATCTCATGAAGCTTGGCCGCGTCATCTAAAGTTGCTTTACATAGTGAGACTTCCATAACATATAAACCTCCTTTATAAAACCTTAATTCATATTAACATATTTATCCATATCTAAATTAACCCGTTACACCTGTTTATTTTGGTCATGAAAATATCACCTAGATCTTGACTATAGTTCTCTATATAAAAAACAGCGCTGATCCTAGTTCAGAATCGCGCCTCATTCACTTCCTCCTTATTTGAAAATCCTGTAAAGATAAAACATGAAATAAACGCAACAGTTGTTACAACAATTCCCATAAATAATCCGATTGCTCTCATAAAAGGATCATCGCCTGGATAGGCAGGCTCTAGTGTGACTAACATATAAATCAATATAAGGGACAAAATCATATAAAAACTGCTCCCAACTGTTGCCATCTTCAACCGATTTTTTCTCGTACCTTGCCAAGTTTTATTAATTATTATCCATAAAAAAATACTTCCGATTACAGCAAGTATCATCACAAGTAAATGTACATACGGAATTAAGAAATAACTCAACAGATAAATAAGAAGAGCTGTTGAAAAAAATAGGATGGCATTCGTAATAAATAGCAATATTCCAGCTAACCAATAATTTTGAAACCATCCAGCATTGTTCAACTTAAATATTAGAAAATTGTCTTCTCCAAGTAAGTTTATTAATGGCCTTTTAAGGACTGTGACAAAGAATATGCCCATAAGACCAATAAATAAGAATAAAATTAAGGACATAGCTACCCTCCTAATCGTGATTCTTTTGCTTGAATATTATTACAACTCAATATAAACCACCATTTTAAGATATTTAACGCCATCAATGGAATAAAGTTCCTTATAAATTTCCATAAAACTGGGCAGTAAAAGTAGCATCGTTTCATGAGGAAATCGATGCTTCTTTTAACTAAATAAACTGAGTCGTTATTCAGTCAAATTTATCTTAAGCTCAACGTCCGTTGCTATCGGGTTATCAATGTAATTGATCCATAGTTTTGCTCTCCCATTGTATGGCTCGTAGTACTCTCTATAATTAAAGCCTTCGTAGGCAGACGTAGAGAAACTGCTTCCTTCAGATTCAAGCGACGTACCATCCTCTTTTTCAGCAGGAAACAAGTGCTGGCGGCCGTGGTCGTCTTTGACTGGTGCGTTTAAGTATACATCGCTGCCGACAACTTTAATATCCCAGTCAATGAAGTCTGGTTTGTAAAGTACTTCCTTTGTTGTGAAGTCAACTTCGATATAATCTTCGCCTTTAGGAACTGCTTGTATTTCGCCGATGCGGACGATGAGTTCATCCGAATCGTAGAAGTAATTGCTTTGTAAGTATAACGTGTACCGACCTTCGCGGAACGAACCACTACCAACTAAACCGTTGCGAATAAGTTCACGTTTACTACCGTTTTTAAGCTCAAGTGAGATGTCATCGAGAGCGACGATTTGCATCGTATTCGATGGATCTGGCTTTACTTCAATATGAATGCGTAGCGGTGTCCGAATGATTTTATTGATTGATAGACGTTGACCTTGTGCTGTAATACTCGCATTCGGTTCTACTATTTTAGCTTTAGCAATCGGTTTTTCAAGTGTGAATGGAATCGAAATCGTTTGTTTGTCACCATCTCGCATTTCAAATTCAACCCGAAAATTAGGATTTGTCGTATCGAGCGGTTGGTCAAGCGTCATTTCAAGTATATGATTACTGTGTGCAACCGGCTCGTTTAGGCCGTCCATCGTACCGTAAGATAAACTATTTTCAAGCAGTTGATCCCCTTGGTATATATTCACGGAATAGTTATGATGATCTTTTTTTTCTTTCGGATAATCGAAATCATACATGAGCATAACACCGTATTCATCAATGATCGCCCCTTGCACTGTTATTGTAACATCCTTGTCTTGCACAAGAATGCCAAGTTCCTCGTAGTATTCATTGGCTATGGCATCTTTTATCCCCTCATTTTCCTGTACGAGTTCAACAATAACGCTAAGGCCAGGAATTTTAGCGGCATAGTTAGCAATAGTCGGCGAGACCCGGACAGTTAATAAAAAACTTAGAAAGATGATAGCCACTGCAGTGATTGCCTGCCATTGCTTCTTACGGCGGCGTTGTTTTTTTACTTTTGTAAATGCATCAATTCGACCTTGGCGTAGCTTATCTTTTGGAATATCAATCATAACCAATCCTCCTTATGTCCAGCGGCTTTACGCAATTTTTTTAAAATGGCGTGCAACCTTGATTTGACGGTGCCTTCCGGGATATTTTGCAGTTCGGCAATTTCATTGTTTTTCAGCTGTTGAAAATATTTTGCGTAAACGAGCTGTTGTTCTGTAAGGGTAAGTAAGTTAAGAAGACGACTGATATCGGAATAAATCGGTGCTTCGCTAATGCTGGTCTCTTCAATTTCCACGGTTTGGATACGTTTATTCAGCATATCTTTACAGCAGTTGATGAGTACTCGGACGAGCCAAGTACGCGCAAATTCAGGCTGTTTAACAGTATGCATTTTTTTCAGTGCCTTATAAGTCATTTCCTGCATGGCGTCGAGTGCGTCCTGCTCATTTTTTAAGTATGTATAAGCAATTGGATAAAGTACTTCCTCGTCTTTTTCAATCAGTTCGAGGATTGCTAGTTGGTCTCCAGCGGTAGCTTTTTCGAGTAAGTTTTCCAATCTGTGCCACCTCCTTATTTATTAGACTGTAAATAATTAAATTTCGTTCGAGTCGAATGAAGAATATTTTTGGAAGTTATAATGTGATGGATAGGGTATATTTTATCGTTAACTACTAACAAACACTATTGAAGGTATGGAGGAGATCGATGACATTGGTTTATGCGGATTATGACTATGGAGCGCTATATAAAGACGCAATTCTTTTTCAAGAATGCGCCCGATTGTTGTAAATTTTTATTCCATTAAAGCCCCTTTAATTTTAAGTGCTTTCCTTCTGAAAACACTTCTTTTGCAATTAGTTCGTAGGAGCGGATTCGATCTTCCGGTAAGTATGTGATTGTATTAATCATCATTTCATCTGCTTGGTATTTTGTCTTTAATTCAAATAATTTCTGTTTTACTTCATAAGGATTGCCAATAATCATACTTTGTCTAACTTTATCTAACTTTTCTATTTCTTTTTCAGTCAGCTTATATTGCTCAGCTTCATTTATAGAAGGAATGCCTTGATGACCTTCCCCTTTGTCCATTTGTAGAGACCAGATGAGAAAGCTTGCTGCAACTTCTTCGGCTTTTTCTGCTGTTTCACCACAAATAACATTAACAGTTACGATGACTTGTGGTGTTTGCCCTTCTCTTCTTGGTTTAAAAGTATTAATATATTCCCTAATGATAGCAGCTCCATCATGATCGCTCATAAAATGACCGAAAGTATACGGCAATCCATTTTCCGCTGCTAATAAAGCACTTTTTTTACCCGTGCCAAGTAGCCAAGGTACTGGCGGGTTTTCAGGTATGGGAGAAGCGGATAGCTTTGAATATTCGGTATCTGTTGGAAAATCATCATTTAAAAAATGGAGTAAGTCTCTCAATAAGGCAGGAAAGTTCCCCACATTTTTGATAAAGTTATCAGACAAAGCAGTCATCGCTTCGGCAGACCCACCTGGCGCTCGTCCGATTCCTAAATCAATACGATTAGGAAATAATGTCGCTAACGTATTAAAGAGTTCAGCAACTTTATATGGTCGGTAATGAGGCAATAAAACCGCGCCAGATCCTATACGAATT harbors:
- a CDS encoding acetyltransferase is translated as MEVSLCKATLDDAAKLHEMQVKAFMPLLEKYQDYETNPANESLKKVITRFNQPFTDYYLIKNLEVTIGGIRVIKMDNESYRVSPIFILPEHQGKGIAQKVFAIIEEIYHNARSWELDTIMQEEGLCHLYEKIGYRKTGKTRKINEKITIVFYKKPQIK
- a CDS encoding RNA polymerase subunit sigma, yielding MENLLEKATAGDQLAILELIEKDEEVLYPIAYTYLKNEQDALDAMQEMTYKALKKMHTVKQPEFARTWLVRVLINCCKDMLNKRIQTVEIEETSISEAPIYSDISRLLNLLTLTEQQLVYAKYFQQLKNNEIAELQNIPEGTVKSRLHAILKKLRKAAGHKEDWL
- a CDS encoding luciferase is translated as MRLSILDQSPISSNQTPQDALNWSMKLAQAGEALGYTRYWIAEHHDLSGLACPAPEVLLSYIGANTNRIRIGSGAVLLPHYRPYKVAELFNTLATLFPNRIDLGIGRAPGGSAEAMTALSDNFIKNVGNFPALLRDLLHFLNDDFPTDTEYSKLSASPIPENPPVPWLLGTGKKSALLAAENGLPYTFGHFMSDHDGAAIIREYINTFKPRREGQTPQVIVTVNVICGETAEKAEEVAASFLIWSLQMDKGEGHQGIPSINEAEQYKLTEKEIEKLDKVRQSMIIGNPYEVKQKLFELKTKYQADEMMINTITYLPEDRIRSYELIAKEVFSEGKHLKLKGL